GCCCTCAGAATAAACTATGATAAACCCCTGTATAATAAATTTGTTCTGTTCTCATCAAAGATTTACTTTAAGCAGTTCGCACCAAAATTCCTGTCAAGTACTTTTTTACTTCTTTTTCATTTTTTTCGCTGAATAGTTACGCGGGATTTAAGATACCCATCATTCGAGATTCTGCGATTGTTTGTATAATCATATTATTTTCTTGGAGGATATCAAAATGAAAATTAATAACACTAATTCCCAAAGAAAGGGCGGAAACAATATCATCAACAGAAAGTTCTTTGCCGAAATCAAAGAAAATGTGCAAAATATCAGAGGTCTCCTTCGAGAAGTTGCTTGCTGGCTGAAGGTGTTGAAGTTGTTTTTTAAGATTGGTGTTTTCAGCCTCAAGGTGCGATACCTTCGTTTCAAAGTTAGATATCTTCAAATGAAGGGTATCTATTTCCTCCGTCAACAGCGACAACTTCTTCTCCAAAAGGTCAATCACGTCCTTACTGAGACCGGCAGTACTTGCAATACGAACAGCGTCTTTAGCAATATCAAAGGCACCCATGTTGACTCCTAAATTTTTTAAGGGTTTGTTGATGGCTCCTAATCAGTTATTATGTAGTTTCCGTAAAACTACTAAAGCAAAAATTCTATAACAAGAAAATTCTTATTTGATACTAATTTTTCTAACGGTATAATACTCAATACGAAGTAATTTACAGTTAACTGGATAAATACAAATTCTGAAATATCTGAAAAATATAGAGACTTGAAGGCACTATTTTTTTGTTTCCAATTCTTTTTTCTTTCTAATCCTGATTCCAAAAAGCCCTGCGATTCCTGTTCCGAAAAGGAATATAGCACCTGGTACAGGAACAGGATTTGCGTCTAGTTGGCCCACCACATCGTAAACATCTAATCCATTCAAATCCTCTTCATAGATAAAAAACAGGCCCATTTGGACATCATTTGAATCAAATGGGTAGTTTGATAGATTATCATTACTAAATGTATCAGGATTGAAAATATATGAAAGACCTACCTCAATTCGGCCACCACCTAAAGTATTTGAGTCACCTTCAATATCTATAACATCAATCAAATCACCTGAACTAAACATAGTATATCCTGCTAATTCATTAAGCAATGCAATATCATCTGGCCTTAATACGAGATCATTTGAGACAGTTAACCCCCCAGCAGCAATATTTACTCCAAAGGAAGTAATCGTAGTTCCATTAGAAATTTGCCCTCCTGCATTTACATCGTCAATGAAACCAAAAAAATCTGTGCCGATAGGGGTTCCGGAATATACGCCGCCTCCACTATCTTCATTAATGACATCTAACTGCCCTGAAAAATAGACAGTCGTTGCATTTGCATTCACCGAGATCAAGATAAAGAAAAACATACATATATTAATTGTTACAAAATTATAAAATTTGTTCATGTCAATCCTCCATTTCTTAGTATTTCGCAATTAATCTCAACGTAATTGTAAACTCTCTTCTAGTATTTCCTATGGTGCATTTAGCTCTTACCCTTTTTACATTAATTTTCAGTACTATAAATATAATGATAGCAATATTTATAAAGCCGATTCCATATCAAAAGTCTTTTATCTTTTACAGACAAGCTCAAAACAATATGACACATAGCTCTGTATTGTCGGTTACATGCTTTGCAGAACCGAGATAATATATTACCGGAATATATCTTGTGTGAATTTGAAGTGCCAATTTGGAACCTCAGGTTTAAAATCCCAGTTTTTATTGGTTCACAATATCTGAAAAAACAAAAGCCCCATGCTTCAATTATCTGAAGATTGGGGCTTTATTGTATCCGGTCATGTTCAATCCTTTTGAGACCTTTGCAAAACGCCCCCTTTTACCCGATTCCATCGTCAGGCTTAAATTGCAATCCTCGAAATACCCGAAATATTCCTGTGGTTGTAATTTTCGCCTTTCTTGAACTTGAGCAAAATTGAACATTTTTCAAAAGTCTCATCCTATAAATAATAAAATGAGATAATGGATTATTTGTTCCAGAAAATTCATAAAATATATAATGAACAATAATATTTAAATTCTGCTAACATTTTGCATTTTATAAATCAAGAGGAAATGAAAAGGTAGGTCTTTAAATCTTTACTTTCTCGCATCAATATCTATATAAACCGATTTCCGATGTCTAATGCCAAGAATCCATACTTCGGACTCAATCACTTTGTACACGATCCGGTAATCACCTACGCGGAGCTTCCAGTATCCTTTCAGCGATTTTCGCAGAGGCTTTCCATATTTATGAGGTGCTGTCTGCAACCGTTCTTCTATAGCTTTACGAATTCTGTCTTTTGTTCTTCGATCGATAATGGGCAAATCTTCAATACGAACAGCGGGGTGATAGCGCAATGTAAAAGGCATGGGTTATTCCCATATATCTTCATGGGAAAGTGCCTTTTTTCTGTCAAATGTCTTCATCCTTGTATCGGCAAAAGCTGCAAGGGCTACATCTTCCCGTAACTCAATTGCCTCCCGGATAAGATCGCGGGCAATGGTGGACATGGAAACACCTTCGCTGGTTGCTATGTCGTGCATTATATTATACAGTGGTGTTTCGACAACAATGTTTACTCTCGGATTTTTAGTTGGCATGGTTCTTTCTCCTTTTCGAAAAGGTGTAACACTTGTGGCACACCGTGTCAAGGCGAAAAATAGGTTTGAACTATTTAAATAAATTATCTGCTCTAAATTAGTAAAGCTGACAAAACAATTACGGTACCTCCATGTCAAACTTCGGTGAATGACATTCATTGCAATAAAGAACAGAGGGAGCATGGTTCTTATGGCACAAAGTGCAGCGGGCTTCACCCATATGTGATTTATGCGGATTTTCAATGCCTGCCTTTAAATTTTCAAGGCTTGCTGTTTCTTCGGCAAGCTTTGCATAGCTGTCATGGCAGTTCATACAGGTATCATCGCCGGGCCTTGCATAAGGTTTGCCCATTGCATGGCAGGATCTGCATGTGGGATCTGCATGTTTGTTAATCCTTGGCGACTTATCCGAGCCGGATACAGCAGTGGTCGGCATATTTATAATCATAAAAAACGCAAACACTACTATCATTAATACCGGGATTTTTATCGATTGTCTCATTAGAGGATTCTCCTAAACTTTTTCAAATTCATAATTTAAAAGCAGTTCCAAAGTCTGATTATTGCATTTTATTTCCGGGTAAAAAATACTACCCCAATACTTCTTTTGCCGCAAACATACCGGCCAGGCGTCCTCCGGGTAGCACAAATCCCACAGTTCCACCTCCTGCGGCATTTTCTCCGGCAACAAAAAGGCCGGGAATATGATCCCAGTTTTTATCCAGAACATGGAATTGTTCATCAACTACAAGTCCGCCATGGGTGTTGAAACAACTTCCGCCCTTTTGCTTTACTCCATAAAAAGGAGCTTTGCGGATAGGATGCATATAAATCGGTTCCTTAAAAAAGTCGGAGTCGTATCCTGAGTCACAAAGGCTATTATAACGATCAACCGTTTTAATAAGCTCATTGGAATCAAGGCCTAATTTTTTTGCCAGTTCAACAATAGTATCGGCTTTCTTGATAACTCCTTTGGCTAAATAGTGTGCAAATTGCTTTTCGAACCACGGGCATGGATATTCACAGAAAAGCGGATGAAATTTCTTGATAATGTCTTCCTTGCTTATTGTATTTGCGTCAAAGAGTGTAAAAGATTCCATATCCGGTTGAGTAATAGTCTGGGCTGCCTGATAGGTGTATACCATACCTCTGGTAAGACTTTCGCAGAAAAATCTTTTTGCCTTCTTATTGACTGTAAGAGATTTCTGACGTGCCAACTGATTTGGGGCACTGTATACCGTTGTGGCACCATGCTCGCGAAGAACTCCGCCGTCCCAGATTTCTATTTCATCCATTTGGCGCATATCAGCACCCAGAGCCTGTGCCATCCTGATTCCGTCTCCTGTAGCTCCCGGCATGCCCCAATAGCGGGCTGCTTCAGCCCGGCGGGGTGTGCAATAAGTTTTCAGCATATCCGTATTTGCGCCAAAGCCTCCTGTCGCAAGTATAACCGCCTTGGCTTTCAAATACACCAATTTAGCGTCTATGTTTTGTGCGGCAATGCCGATTACACGTTTGCCCGATGTTACAAGGCCTTTTGCAGGATGTTCTTTAAGAATCGTAACACCAAGTTCTTTTGCCTTTTTTTCCAATGCCTGCGTGAAGCCTTTGGCATTGTGAGGATGCCACCTGTACCATCCTTCTTCCGGATGTTGGGGATCAATGGGAACATGCACAAGACCGGGCACAGGCAAACCGCCAGCAGGTTCGGTAGAATAAACCACACCCATATCTTCAAGCCAGTCTACAGTTTCTTTTTGTTGTTCCATAACCTGACGCACAAAAGTAGCATTTCGCCCGGAAGTCGGATTTGGTGTTGATATATTTTGAGAACCATCCGGATTTCTTGAGCCCTCAGCCAAAACTCTTGCAGCTATTGGCGGGGCCTTTATTCCAAATCTGTTCTGGAAATTGCTTCCAATGCCTCCGCCTATACATTCGGCAATCGATGTGTCACCGCCGCAGAATGGATTCTTTTCTATCACAATGACTTTTGCGCCTTTTTCAGCCGCAGAAACAGCAGCAGCCAGACCGGCACCGCCCCCGCCGGCAACTACAATGTTTGTTTCATAATCCCATTTTTCAGGAGATGATAAATTCGGGAGGGGGTTGGCATCAGGGAATTTTTCAGCCTTTTCGCCTTTGGCTTGTGCGGCTTTTTTTGCTGCCGCTTCAGCTTTATTTATCCCTAATCCTGTTATTGCCGCTGAACCGATAAGACCGGCGCTTCCAGCACCTGCTGCTGTCAAAGCCCCCTTGAGAAAACCTCTTCTAGATACTCTTTTAAAAGATTTTTTTTCAATAGGTTCCCGGCTCATTTGGTCAGCATTTTCCGTTTGATCGACTGTAGGCTTCTTCATTATTTATTCCTCCGTATTTATGATTACTATAATAACCTTCTTTAACCAATATCTCCGGAATAACTCCCTGCATCGGAGAACGAACTTCCTTAGTCATTATAAATACATCCGGTCTGCTATTAATAAATATACATACTCTTATAAAAAGTAAATAACAACAATTAAATCACTGGAAATTATGGCTTTTACTGTAACTCTTGAGGGGTCATCTTTTCTTGGCAGGCTCTTACCTGCCACATTAAATTCTTTCATGACATTTAACTCTATTATAATCTGTAGGCACCTTTGGGTTCGATTAAATAATCTGCTACCACACTAAAAAATCAGCAGTATTCATCTTTCAGATTTTTTCTGTGTTTAGAAACGACAGGGTTATCAACGCCGATAAGATAAAATAATGAATCAGGCAAAAGGGCCTCTATGGCGTATGAAGAAAAAGAGGGGCTTAAAAGTGACACAAAGATATCAGAGTATTATACTTATGCTAATATTGAAGATTGTCAAAAAACATTAGATTATTAACACACTCTGTCTAAGGAATTTATAAGGAAATAATGAATATCGAACAAGGAATTTTGAATTAAGAACTCCATACCTTTTTTCATTCGATATTCATTATTCCTTGTTTGATATTCGATATTCAGCTTTCAATAATATAATTGCGCTTATGTCTTAATAGCCATCCTTTGGGGATGAGGGGAGTATATGTTTTTATCGCTTACTATATTAAGGCACCTTCATATCAAATTTTGGTGAGTGGCATTCATTGCAATAAAGGACCGAAGGAACATGGTTCTTATGGCACAGAGTGCAGCGGGCTTCACCCATATGCGATTTGTGTGGGTTTTGGATGCCGGCCTTATTGTTTTCAAGATTTGCGGTTTTTTCCGCAAGCTCGGTATAACTGCCATGGCAGTTCATACAGGTAACATCGCCAGGCCTTACGGGCGGTGATCCCTTTTCATGGCAGGATTCACATGTGGTATCCTGATCTTTATGTTTGTTAATATTTGGTGAATTATCCGAACCGGATACAGCCGGGACAGGCAGACTAATAATTATAAATAATGTTAACAATACTATCATTAACACGGGAACTTTTATAGATTGCTTCATCACAGTTTTCTCCTTAGCGTTTCTATTTTCGACTTTACAATTTGGAATCCGGTTATGATCAAATCAATAAAATCGTTTCGGTCATATAACCTATCCCAAAACTTCTTTGGCCGCAAACATACCGGCTAAACGGCCCCCGGGAAGCACGAACCCTACACTTCCGCCTCCGGCGGCATTTTCTCCTGCTACGAACAGACCGGGAATCGGGTCCCATTTTTTATCCAGAACATGAAAATTTTCATCAACCACAAGTCCTCCATGGGTGTTGAAACAGCTTCCGCCCTTCTGTCCCACCGCATAAAAAGGAGCTGTGCGGATAGGATGCATGTAAATTGGTTCCTTAAAAAAGTCAGCATCGTAACCTGCATCACATAGACTATTATAACGATCGACAGTTTTAACCAGCGCATTGGGATCTATGCTTAACTTCTTTGCCAATTCGGAAATAGTATCAGCCTTCTTAATAACACCCTTGGCTACATATTGCTTAAATTGCTCTTCAAACCAGGGGCAGGGATATTCGCAAAAAAGGGGATGGAATTTTTTAATAATATCTTCCTTGCTGATTG
This Pseudomonadota bacterium DNA region includes the following protein-coding sequences:
- a CDS encoding PEP-CTERM sorting domain-containing protein (PEP-CTERM proteins occur, often in large numbers, in the proteomes of bacteria that also encode an exosortase, a predicted intramembrane cysteine proteinase. The presence of a PEP-CTERM domain at a protein's C-terminus predicts cleavage within the sorting domain, followed by covalent anchoring to some some component of the (usually Gram-negative) cell surface. Many PEP-CTERM proteins exhibit an unusual sequence composition that includes large numbers of potential glycosylation sites. Expression of one such protein has been shown restore the ability of a bacterium to form floc, a type of biofilm.); the protein is MNKFYNFVTINICMFFFILISVNANATTVYFSGQLDVINEDSGGGVYSGTPIGTDFFGFIDDVNAGGQISNGTTITSFGVNIAAGGLTVSNDLVLRPDDIALLNELAGYTMFSSGDLIDVIDIEGDSNTLGGGRIEVGLSYIFNPDTFSNDNLSNYPFDSNDVQMGLFFIYEEDLNGLDVYDVVGQLDANPVPVPGAIFLFGTGIAGLFGIRIRKKKELETKK
- a CDS encoding type II toxin-antitoxin system RelE/ParE family toxin, which gives rise to MPFTLRYHPAVRIEDLPIIDRRTKDRIRKAIEERLQTAPHKYGKPLRKSLKGYWKLRVGDYRIVYKVIESEVWILGIRHRKSVYIDIDARK
- a CDS encoding antitoxin, RHH family protein, whose product is MPTKNPRVNIVVETPLYNIMHDIATSEGVSMSTIARDLIREAIELREDVALAAFADTRMKTFDRKKALSHEDIWE
- a CDS encoding cytochrome c3 family protein codes for the protein MRQSIKIPVLMIVVFAFFMIINMPTTAVSGSDKSPRINKHADPTCRSCHAMGKPYARPGDDTCMNCHDSYAKLAEETASLENLKAGIENPHKSHMGEARCTLCHKNHAPSVLYCNECHSPKFDMEVP
- a CDS encoding FAD-dependent oxidoreductase is translated as MKKPTVDQTENADQMSREPIEKKSFKRVSRRGFLKGALTAAGAGSAGLIGSAAITGLGINKAEAAAKKAAQAKGEKAEKFPDANPLPNLSSPEKWDYETNIVVAGGGGAGLAAAVSAAEKGAKVIVIEKNPFCGGDTSIAECIGGGIGSNFQNRFGIKAPPIAARVLAEGSRNPDGSQNISTPNPTSGRNATFVRQVMEQQKETVDWLEDMGVVYSTEPAGGLPVPGLVHVPIDPQHPEEGWYRWHPHNAKGFTQALEKKAKELGVTILKEHPAKGLVTSGKRVIGIAAQNIDAKLVYLKAKAVILATGGFGANTDMLKTYCTPRRAEAARYWGMPGATGDGIRMAQALGADMRQMDEIEIWDGGVLREHGATTVYSAPNQLARQKSLTVNKKAKRFFCESLTRGMVYTYQAAQTITQPDMESFTLFDANTISKEDIIKKFHPLFCEYPCPWFEKQFAHYLAKGVIKKADTIVELAKKLGLDSNELIKTVDRYNSLCDSGYDSDFFKEPIYMHPIRKAPFYGVKQKGGSCFNTHGGLVVDEQFHVLDKNWDHIPGLFVAGENAAGGGTVGFVLPGGRLAGMFAAKEVLG
- a CDS encoding cytochrome c3 family protein; its protein translation is MKQSIKVPVLMIVLLTLFIIISLPVPAVSGSDNSPNINKHKDQDTTCESCHEKGSPPVRPGDVTCMNCHGSYTELAEKTANLENNKAGIQNPHKSHMGEARCTLCHKNHVPSVLYCNECHSPKFDMKVP